The window AGGACGggcacccctgggtgccccTTAAGTATGGCacagcacccctgggtgctcCTTGAAAGGGACAGGCACCTCTGGGTGCCCCTGAGGATGGGACTggcacccctgggtgcccccTAAGGCTGGCAAAagcacccctgggtgccccTGGGAAACAGGaccagcacccctgggtgctcCTAGAGAGGGGACAggcacccctgggtgccccTGGGAACAGGATCAGCAGCTCTGATACCCCCTGAGCCTGGTGCCACACCCCTGGGAGTCCCTAGAAACAAGCCTGGCACCCTGGGTGCCCCCTAAGCCTAACACAAGCACATCtgggaaacagaaacagaacCCCTGGACGCTCCTAAAAATGGGACAAGAATCCCTGGGTGCCTCTGGGGATACAACCAGCCCCCCTGGGTGCCCCCCAGCATGGGCAGGGCATGAACCCAACCCCCTCTGAGGGATCCAAGTGTCTgggtgccccccccccccccacaccccaaagGGGATCCAGGTGCCCACCcctcccccagagcagggcacagaTGTGCAGAGAAGGGCCCAGGTATGCAGAGAAGGGCCCAGATGTGCAGAACGAACCCAGGTGAGACTCACCTGAGGACTTGTTGCGCATCAGCCGCACCTCGCGAGGCTGCACCCCCTGGGCCTGGAGCTGTGCACGGAtctggggggacacggggcgGACACGGAGGGACACACGGACAGAACCACATCAGGAGGAACACGGGGGGACTACAAACACCCCAAAACTTGCCCAGCTCCCACCCAAGAGACCCCAGTGTGTCTCCAGGGGGTTCCCAGATTGTCTCCACCATGAACTGTCAGTTCTGTGGGGGTGTGGCCTAAAGGAAAGAGGGTGTGGCTTTCTGGGGTAGAGCTGAATTTGGGGGGGGGCCAGGGGGAGGGGCACTGCCAACCCTTCCCAGGGCCCTCTATGGAcactcaggagctgctggcacagagccctggTGGGATTTGAAGGGACACTGTCCTCGCAAGGGCAGGGCTCAGAGGGTGGGCCCAGGCTGGATTGGGGTGGGGCTCagtggggagggggcggggccagtGAAAACACCTCATACATAGGGCACGGCTATTAAGAAAGGAGCAGGGTCACTCTCAATGGGAGTGAGGCTCAACGAGTTGGGATGGGACCATCCCTGGCAGAGAGTGGAGCCATCCCAAGTATGGGGCACAGTCATCTATGGCACAAGGTGGGGCCATCCATGTATGGGGCGGGTCCATGCTGGGTGGGGGCAGGGCCATCCTGGGCTGTGGGCGGGGCTGCTGTGGGGGCAGGGTGGGGCCGTggtgggggctgggggctcacATCGTTCTCGGTGGCCGCCTGGGGCAGCATCCTGAGCATGACGATGGTGCTGGCACGCGGCTCCTCCTCGGGGCCCTCCCGGTAATCCTGGTCCCGGTAGTCGCTGTCGGCGCCGAAGGGCAGCGCTGGAGCcgcgggggggtcccggggagGGTCTCGCTTCCGGGGGGGCTCCGCAGCCTCGTAGGACGCctgtgggagagggaggtgttgggggggtcccagcacCCACCGCAGGGTGACCCAACACCCCCCTCAGGGTTTGACACTCACCtgcgggggggtcccgggggcaGGGGGCCCCTCTGGGGGTCCCCCATAGCCCCGATAATCCATGTCACGATAGTCGTGGTCCCTCTGGGTGCGGGATCCATCCTCGGGGGGGGGTGGGGCCCCCCCGTAACGCCCCGTCCGGTCCCCACGGCCACCCCTGTGGAGAGGAGTGGGGTCAGGGGGTACCGAGGTCCTCTCTGGCCTTGAAGGTCTCCAATGATTGTCCCCACATCTCACCCCCAGGAACCCAAATGGCCCCTTGGTGGTGCTCAGTGAAATCACCCCCCATTAGAGGTCACCAAATACCCCCCATAGGTGACCAAATGTCCCCATATGTGTCCCCTGTGGGGTCCCCAAAGGTCCCCTCCCACCCAAAGTCCCCAGTGTCACTTTACCCCCTACGAAGTCTCCAAAATATCACATTTTCCTCCGTGGAGAGTCCGCAAGTGTCCTCTGAGAGCTCCCCAAatgttccccccccccaggtccTCGGTTTTGGGGTCCCCTGGGGCCCCCCTACCTGCGCTCGTACTCCATGGCACTGACACCTGTAGGGGCGGCAAGTGGTGAGACTGGAAGGGACTGGGAACGGAAAGCTGGGGTGGTCACTGGAAGAGCCTGGGTTTAACTGGAAAAGATCTGAATGAACCAGTGACGTACTGGGACGGACTGAGAAGAGACGGTTCTGTGACAAACTGGGAAGCGTCGAGGGGCCGACTGCGAGGGAAATGGGATGAATTGGGAGTCACTGAGACCTGCACAGCAGaacagctggggaaggagcccCCGTGATGCCCCGCCCCATCATTAGCATACAACGCGCGCTCAGCCCTGGGTCCCATCCCCTCCTCATCAGCGCGGGGGGCCCCGGTCAGCCCCACCCCTCCCGGTATTCCCGGCCTTGCCGGTTAACCCCACCCCACCCGATAAGACACGCCCCTCCCGGTCAGCCCCGCCCCTCCCGGTAATCCCGGCCCTGCCGGTCATTCCTGCCCCTCTCCGGTCATGCCTGCCTCTCCCAGTAATCCCGCCCCTCCCGGTCCTCCCCGCTCCTCCCGCTCGGCCCCGCCCAACCAAGCCGCCCGGACCTGCCCGcacggcgccgccgccgccgctcccgaGCGCCAAAATGGCGGCGCCGCTCCCACTCGGCCTGGTCCGGCCCGCGTGCCCGCCCCCTCCGCCCTTTCTATTGGTCGCGATGTCCGCCCATCTTCATCTCTCGCTTCGCCATTGGTCGTCGCGCCGGGGGGGCGGGGTCTGCCCAGAAAGGGCAGGGCGGTGCGACAGTGGCAGGCTGTGATTGGCTccgcggcgcggggggcggggcgcTGCGAGGGGGCGCCGTCCCGATTAGGCGACGTGAGCGGAAAAGGCGGGGCGGAGCGCGGCGAAGATGGCGGCGCTGGCGCGGGCGCTGCGGGCGCTGCGAGCGCTgcccggcggggcccgggggccGCGCCACGGGGCCGACCGGGGCCCTGGCGCTGCCGCGGCCGCTCGGCGCTGACCCGCACGAGGAGGAGCCAATGATGGCGGCGCAGAAGAAGGTGGGCGGGGGCAAGCCAAGGGCAAACCGTGAAGGATGGGGCTTTGGGGAATGGGGGCGTGGCCTCACAAGGGGGAGTCCAGGGGGTGGGGCTTGGGAACAGGCGGGGTTTCCATGACAGCGGGTGGGTTGGGAGGGGCGTGGCTTCGTCGAGTGGGCGGGGTTCAGAGGGCGGTGCTTTGTATGGGGCGGAACCACGCGCTGGGGGCGGGGCTTTGAGGGGCTCATTGATGGGCAAAGGTTCTGGGCGGAGCTTGTTGCCTTAGGGGCGGGGCCTGGTATTGGGGGCGGGGCTTCGGAGCGGCGggggccagggctgggtggggaggggggccACACCTGGGGGTCCGTGACAGGGAACCAGGGTGGGGGGGACACATCTAGGGGGGTTTCTGGGAGGGGCTCAAGGACAGGCCCCTCATTATCCCCCATCCGCAGAACCCCGACTATCACGGGTTCTCAGCCGACCCCGACGCTGACGTGCTGAACATGCACGCGGTGTTCTTTACCGGGGTTTCTGTCGCCATCGTTCTCGGCTCCGTGTTCCTGCACTACCTGCCCGACTACGGGTCTGTCAGGGGGCCCTGGGAAACCCCCCTGGGCTGAAGGGGGTAGGGGGTGGCCCCAGCCGGGGGGGGAGACTTATAGGGAGTGGGGGGGGCTTCCAGATCCACTATTGGGGTCTACAGGAGCCCGTGGTGGGGTGTACGGGGCTTCTGGGGGGTCTTAGAGTGTCTATTGGGGTCTGTGGGTGTAGGGGGCTCTTGGTGGGTCTTGGGCTGTCTATTGGGGTCTGTAGGGCCCAGGGGCATTCAATAGGAGCCTgttgggggatttggggatccCTGAGAGCCTCTCTGGAGCCCACGGTGGTCCTTTGTGAATCCCTTGGCGTTTTCTGGTCTGTTGGGCCCCTGGCAGCCCTTGGGGGGTCTATAGGAGCCCATGGGGGACCCTAAGCCATATGGGAAGCTATATGATACCCTGGGGACCTACGGGGTGTCATGGGAGGCTGGGGCGGATCTGTGGGTGGGAGGGTATGGGGGGCTACAGAGCCCTGTGGGAGGGTATGGGGGGCTGTAAGGATCTATAGGGCTCTGTGGGAGGGAGTTGGACACGGGGAGGGTGGATTTGGGATCCCCAGACACGTGGAtccctgggtttgggggttccctggcaggggctgcccccCATTGCTGTCCCCTCCCCCCAGGTTGATGGAGTGGGCCCGGCGCGAGGCCGAGATCCAGGtgcgggagcgggagcggctggggctgcccctgctcACCTCCAACTACTACGACCCCGCACggctctccctgccccccccgGAGTGACCTGGACCACTCCGAGTCTCCGCGGTCCCCCCTGGGGGGCCGGGGCGTTCCCACTGTCGGTCTGTGAATAAAGCGCTGGGTTTCATCATGTCTCGgtcttttatttttgggggagggaaaaggggggggggggcgccAAGATGGGATTGTGtctcctggctgctctcacGGTGCCGTTACGTCATCAGCGTGCGACATCACGTGTTCCTGATATGGCTTCTCCCGGGCCCCCGACCTCTCCCATGTACCCCTGTGGCCCCTCCCACGGGCCCCTATAGACCCCCACGGGCCCCTAGAGCCGTTCACCCTACAGCCCCCCCCAGAGCTCCCCGTAACTCCCGAATGAGGCCCTACGGATCTCCGAGGTTCCCCACACCCCTCTCGGTCCCCCCAGGGTCCTGGAACCCCTCAGGTCCCCCATAGGACGCTATGTGACCCCCCCGCCAGCCCCTCCACAACCCCATGTGGCTCTGCAGACCCTCTCAGACCCCTGGACCGCTCTGGATGTTCCTGCATTATCTCAGGGACGCCCCCTTACCCCGCCATAGTCCCCTGTAATTTGCTCTATTCTCTTTATAAACTTCTGTAGGTTTTTTAATCTATAGTTCGCCATATACGCTCCGTAGGCCCCTATAGGCCCTGGTAAGCTTCCATTACACACCACAAACCCCCTTTAGGTTCCTAAGTCGCCCCTGTAGATCCCCCATGGGTCCCTCCGCCCCCCACCCCCCTGTGCCTCCCATAGCCCCCCGTCCCGGCCGCGCtgccccccgtgtccctcctGGGCCGCCGTCGGGGCTGCGCGCGCCGCGCTGTGTCACGAGGCCACGCCCCCTAAATCCGTATGCGGGAAGGGCGGGGCCTCCGCATCCGGGCCCTACGGCGGGAAGGGGCGTGGCCAGCGAGGGCGCGCCCACCCAATCCGCGCGCCGGGCGAGggcggggggcgaggggggcGGGCGGTGGCGGGAGGCAACGGCCAATGGGCGCGCGGTACCAGGCGGCGGCAGCCAATGGGGCGGTGCGGGGGGCGTGGCCGGGCGCACGCAGGGAGGGGGCGGTGGGTGGCAGCGGCCGCGGCCGCCATCTTGTCGCGGAGGAGCCGAGCGGAGCGGGCGGGACCCGGCGGCGGGGCCTGGACAGCGACATTGGTGCGGCCCCCGCGGGGCACagggggggctccggggggcGCCCGAGGACGGGGGAGGCGCGGGGGGGCCTTCTCGGGGCGCACGGGGCCGGCACCGGGCGGGGGGACCCCGGGCCGGGCCTGAGAGGAGGCGCTgagggggggccggggggtcTCCGAGGTGAAACCGCCCCCCCGCAGGGATCCTGGGACGGGAACCGACCCGGGACTGGGACCCCTCTCTCGG is drawn from Chiroxiphia lanceolata isolate bChiLan1 chromosome 31, bChiLan1.pri, whole genome shotgun sequence and contains these coding sequences:
- the NDUFB11 gene encoding LOW QUALITY PROTEIN: NADH dehydrogenase [ubiquinone] 1 beta subcomplex subunit 11, mitochondrial (The sequence of the model RefSeq protein was modified relative to this genomic sequence to represent the inferred CDS: deleted 1 base in 1 codon), translated to MAALARALRALRALPGGARGRATGPTGALALPRPLGADPHEEEPMMAAQKKNPDYHGFSADPDADVLNMHAVFFTGVSVAIVLGSVFLHYLPDYGLMEWARREAEIQVRERERLGLPLLTSNYYDPARLSLPPPE